A single window of Deinococcus aquiradiocola DNA harbors:
- the rpsF gene encoding 30S ribosomal protein S6: MNQYDLNLILNPSLSAEQVLTEKEYIESTVRNAGAEISKLDEVGNRRLAYAVSKDREGYYLMYTIKASGNPEGSIAASLRLRDHVRRVLVVKDRPEWKTKKA, encoded by the coding sequence ATGAACCAGTACGATCTGAACCTGATCCTGAACCCCAGCCTGAGCGCTGAGCAGGTCCTGACCGAGAAGGAGTACATCGAGAGCACCGTGCGGAACGCCGGCGCCGAGATCTCCAAGCTGGACGAGGTCGGCAACCGCCGTCTCGCCTACGCCGTGAGCAAGGACCGCGAGGGCTACTACCTGATGTACACCATCAAGGCCAGTGGGAACCCCGAGGGCAGCATTGCCGCGAGCCTGCGCCTGCGCGACCACGTCCGCCGTGTCCTGGTGGTCAAGGACCGCCCGGAGTGGAAGACCAAGAAGGCCTGA
- the rpsR gene encoding 30S ribosomal protein S18 codes for MTQTERKPRGKGPKRPRKPKVDPFAIGELEITDYKDVKMLRRFVSDTGKILPRRRTGLSTKHQRRIAQTIKIARQLALMPYTEKLVRK; via the coding sequence ATGACCCAGACCGAGCGTAAACCCCGGGGCAAGGGACCCAAGCGTCCCCGCAAGCCCAAGGTGGACCCGTTCGCCATCGGCGAGCTGGAAATCACCGACTACAAGGACGTCAAGATGCTGCGCCGCTTCGTGAGCGACACCGGCAAGATCCTGCCGCGCCGCCGCACGGGCCTCAGCACCAAGCACCAGCGCCGCATCGCGCAGACCATCAAGATCGCGCGCCAGCTCGCCCTGATGCCCTACACCGAGAAGCTGGTGCGTAAATGA
- a CDS encoding single-stranded DNA-binding protein, producing MARGMNHVYLIGTLAREPELRYTPSGVAVYEATIAGEDHIAGQDGKLRQLPWYHRISILGKPAEWQAERNLQAGDPVLVEGSLDYSSWDAPEGGKRSAVRVKALRVESLGTQPETTQDAGGGVRMHGGMNQVMVVGNLTREPDLRYTPAGDAVLGLSMAVNETWNDRQGQKQEKVHWLDATLWRDLAESAKDLKKGDPVMITGRLTNESWTDKDGNKRSSTKIEATRVEALARGAATGTAATPAAPRQATASAARPQQRAAAPSYAGTQQGSRSAGLDIDSGLQDFPPEEDLPF from the coding sequence ATGGCCCGAGGCATGAACCACGTTTATCTGATCGGCACGCTCGCCCGCGAACCCGAACTTCGCTACACGCCCAGCGGCGTGGCGGTCTACGAGGCCACCATCGCCGGAGAAGACCACATCGCTGGTCAGGACGGCAAGCTCCGCCAGCTCCCCTGGTACCACCGCATCAGCATTCTGGGCAAGCCCGCCGAATGGCAGGCCGAACGGAACCTGCAGGCCGGTGACCCGGTGCTCGTGGAAGGCTCGCTCGACTACTCGTCCTGGGACGCGCCCGAAGGCGGCAAACGGAGTGCGGTGCGCGTCAAGGCGCTGCGTGTGGAATCGCTGGGAACCCAGCCGGAAACCACGCAGGATGCCGGAGGCGGCGTCCGCATGCACGGTGGCATGAATCAGGTGATGGTGGTCGGCAATCTGACGCGTGAACCGGACCTCCGCTACACCCCCGCCGGAGACGCGGTACTGGGACTGAGCATGGCCGTGAACGAAACCTGGAACGACCGCCAGGGTCAGAAGCAGGAGAAGGTGCACTGGCTGGACGCGACCCTGTGGCGCGACCTCGCCGAGAGCGCCAAGGACCTCAAGAAGGGCGACCCCGTGATGATCACCGGCCGCCTGACCAACGAGTCCTGGACAGACAAGGACGGCAACAAACGCAGCAGTACCAAGATAGAAGCGACCAGAGTCGAAGCCCTCGCCCGAGGCGCGGCCACCGGAACCGCAGCCACCCCCGCAGCGCCCCGTCAGGCCACGGCGAGCGCCGCGCGTCCGCAACAGCGGGCGGCCGCACCCAGCTACGCTGGAACGCAGCAGGGGTCCCGTTCGGCAGGGCTGGATATTGACAGCGGCCTTCAGGACTTTCCTCCGGAAGAAGACCTGCCCTTTTAA
- the rplI gene encoding 50S ribosomal protein L9 — protein MNVILLEPGRLGKTGDVVTVKDGYARNYLIPRELALPASASNMKTLEARIKSRQKTLAKEKAEAERLAGQMEGLTLNLHVRAGEGKIYGAITHADVAEALSQQGFDVDRRRLEMPKTLKDVGEYDITYRAHPEVIIPIKLAVHAQK, from the coding sequence ATGAACGTCATCCTCCTCGAACCGGGTCGCCTCGGCAAGACGGGCGACGTCGTGACCGTCAAGGACGGCTACGCCCGCAACTACCTCATCCCGCGCGAACTGGCCCTCCCCGCCAGCGCCTCCAACATGAAGACCCTCGAGGCGCGCATCAAGTCCCGCCAGAAGACCCTCGCGAAGGAGAAGGCGGAAGCCGAGCGCCTCGCCGGTCAGATGGAAGGCCTGACGCTCAACCTGCACGTCCGTGCGGGCGAAGGCAAGATCTACGGCGCGATCACGCACGCCGACGTCGCCGAAGCGCTCTCCCAGCAGGGCTTCGACGTCGACCGTCGCCGCCTCGAAATGCCCAAGACCCTCAAGGACGTGGGCGAGTACGACATCACGTACCGCGCTCACCCCGAAGTCATCATCCCCATCAAGCTGGCCGTTCACGCCCAGAAGTAA